The following are encoded together in the Streptomyces sp. NBC_00341 genome:
- a CDS encoding phytanoyl-CoA dioxygenase family protein, whose protein sequence is MIPNTPQGPRRPRLHRAASDRPYFSADGESYLAQTTLRELSKSRPLRVLSEEDFAHWQTYGYVVVREAVPAQTARQLLDFTWDFQGLDPDRPDSWYEDRPFRSQLDRQLHVYGFVEAYHHQLLWNNRQAQRVYDAFVDVWDCEELWVTLDRLNLNPPNVGNRDRALIDPTDRGFDIELHWDIDTTLGVPPQRVQGIIALNDTSPETGGFQCNPELFRRFEEWKTASPSDRDPIRPSVDRSEFPVVRPDLHPGDLLIWNGLLAHGVARNTSRDGVRAVQYLSMMPALEEHERLRHSRVESWRHLRTPRWNRTLVGDLTRHESKRYPTATLDGLGSRLLGLTSWSDGDQEQGQEQSQGQEQGRSQDQEPLAGGRSEEPSCAASA, encoded by the coding sequence GTGATACCCAACACCCCGCAAGGCCCCCGCCGCCCCCGGCTGCACCGGGCGGCGTCCGACCGCCCCTACTTCAGCGCCGACGGCGAGTCCTACCTCGCGCAGACCACCCTGCGGGAGCTGAGCAAGTCGCGGCCGCTGCGGGTGCTGTCCGAGGAGGACTTCGCCCACTGGCAGACCTACGGCTACGTCGTCGTCCGTGAGGCGGTGCCCGCACAGACGGCCCGTCAACTGCTGGACTTCACGTGGGACTTCCAGGGTCTCGACCCGGACCGGCCGGACAGCTGGTACGAGGACCGTCCGTTCCGTTCGCAACTGGACCGTCAGCTGCACGTCTACGGCTTCGTCGAGGCCTACCACCACCAGTTGCTCTGGAACAACCGCCAGGCCCAGCGGGTGTACGACGCCTTCGTCGACGTGTGGGACTGCGAGGAGCTGTGGGTCACCCTGGACCGTCTCAACCTCAACCCGCCCAACGTCGGGAACCGGGACCGCGCCCTCATCGACCCCACGGACCGCGGCTTCGACATCGAGCTGCACTGGGACATCGACACCACGCTGGGCGTCCCGCCGCAGCGGGTGCAGGGCATCATCGCGCTCAACGACACCAGCCCGGAGACGGGCGGCTTCCAGTGCAACCCCGAGCTGTTCCGGCGGTTCGAGGAGTGGAAGACCGCCAGTCCCTCGGACCGGGACCCGATCCGCCCTTCGGTGGACCGCTCCGAGTTCCCGGTCGTACGGCCCGACCTGCACCCCGGCGATCTGCTGATCTGGAACGGCCTGCTCGCCCACGGGGTGGCGCGCAACACCTCGCGCGACGGGGTCCGGGCGGTCCAGTACCTGTCCATGATGCCCGCGCTGGAGGAGCACGAGCGGCTGCGGCACTCACGCGTCGAGTCCTGGCGGCACCTGCGCACCCCGCGCTGGAACCGCACCCTGGTCGGCGATCTCACCCGGCACGAGTCCAAGCGCTACCCCACCGCCACGCTCGACGGGCTCGGCAGCCGGCTGCTGGGCCTCACCTCGTGGAGCGACGGGGACCAGGAGCAGGGCCAGGAGCAGAGCCAGGGCCAGGAGCAGGGCCGGAGCCAGGACCAGGAGCCGCTCGCCGGCGGACGGAGCGAGGAGCCGTCGTGCGCCGCGTCTGCCTGA
- a CDS encoding aminoacyl--tRNA ligase-related protein has product MSTSDTTTPPGITLKSPAPGLVPLDPVHTALLHGLDSLLTGLAARLSAPEVVGPPLLAAEGLSRLDYFRNFPHLGVAAGRFAPDAFDGLAGGQQPGGLPLEPTGHLLPSATCYGLLLSLEGQDIGADGLRLSATGRCYRNETHYDGLRRLWGFHMREVLYLGTQDGASEHLDRGAEFIREAAALLGLELTRAAADDPFYDKGGSRARLMMLDPVKHEFSAPDGTAIASVNRHRNFFGERLDIRAGSPDPVYSSCVAFGVERWVHAMVLAHGTPERALDRLRRARD; this is encoded by the coding sequence ATGAGCACATCCGACACCACGACGCCGCCGGGCATCACCCTGAAGAGCCCGGCACCCGGACTGGTCCCGCTGGACCCGGTCCACACCGCACTGCTGCACGGCCTCGACTCCCTGCTGACGGGGCTGGCGGCCAGACTCTCGGCCCCTGAGGTGGTGGGCCCGCCGCTGCTCGCCGCGGAGGGGCTGTCCCGGCTCGACTACTTCCGCAACTTCCCCCATCTCGGTGTCGCCGCCGGACGTTTCGCCCCGGACGCCTTCGACGGACTGGCCGGCGGGCAGCAGCCGGGCGGCCTCCCGCTGGAGCCGACCGGCCACCTCCTGCCCTCCGCCACCTGCTACGGACTGCTGCTCTCGCTCGAGGGGCAGGACATCGGCGCCGACGGACTGAGGCTCTCGGCGACCGGCCGCTGCTACCGCAACGAGACCCACTACGACGGGCTGCGGCGGCTCTGGGGCTTCCACATGCGTGAGGTGCTGTACCTCGGCACCCAGGACGGGGCATCCGAACACCTGGACCGGGGAGCGGAGTTCATCCGCGAGGCCGCCGCCCTGCTCGGCCTGGAGCTGACCCGGGCCGCGGCCGACGACCCGTTCTACGACAAGGGCGGCTCCCGTGCCCGCCTGATGATGCTGGACCCGGTGAAGCACGAGTTCAGCGCCCCGGACGGCACCGCGATCGCCTCGGTCAACCGGCACCGCAACTTCTTCGGCGAGCGGCTGGACATCCGCGCGGGCTCCCCGGACCCCGTGTACAGCTCCTGCGTCGCCTTCGGCGTCGAGCGCTGGGTCCACGCGATGGTCCTCGCCCACGGAACCCCCGAGCGGGCCCTCGACCGCCTCCGCCGCGCCCGCGACTGA
- a CDS encoding acetyl xylan esterase — protein MDSITAWLHEKNPGLTGTVAPDEDLIEARLIDSMDFLEFIDLLEELSGNSIDLQEVTIDDFRTLDRIQRTFLTPPVPSAASGAVSG, from the coding sequence ATGGACAGCATCACCGCCTGGCTCCACGAGAAGAACCCCGGCCTCACCGGCACTGTCGCCCCGGACGAGGACCTGATCGAGGCGCGGCTCATCGACTCCATGGACTTCCTGGAGTTCATCGACCTGCTGGAGGAGCTCTCCGGCAACAGCATCGACCTCCAGGAAGTCACCATCGACGACTTCCGGACCCTCGACCGCATACAGCGAACCTTCCTGACCCCGCCCGTCCCCTCGGCGGCCTCCGGGGCGGTGTCCGGTTGA
- a CDS encoding 4'-phosphopantetheinyl transferase superfamily protein, with amino-acid sequence MIAGLPPRQDHVVAAVATTAEVLSHPDLDADMLAPWEHRRLDRIRVPARRDDVVAARLLLRLCASRFTGRAPDAHELIQFCPECERYEHGRPSLRDSPRTGVSMSHAHGLVAAAAGPGAVGIDVEPSTRRPGPMAVLRRMLPEADLEAATSQDPGPGLLRAWVRREALLKAGGAGLPLLEWEDPGRGATAAVASAAPVDVLPGIDVLPGITAPGCR; translated from the coding sequence TTGATCGCTGGTCTCCCACCGCGCCAGGACCACGTGGTGGCCGCGGTGGCCACCACGGCGGAGGTCCTGTCCCACCCGGACCTGGACGCGGACATGCTCGCCCCCTGGGAGCACCGACGCCTGGACCGGATACGGGTGCCGGCCCGCCGCGACGACGTTGTGGCGGCGCGGCTCCTGCTGCGCCTGTGCGCCTCGCGCTTCACCGGCCGCGCCCCGGACGCCCACGAGCTCATCCAGTTCTGCCCCGAGTGCGAGCGGTACGAGCACGGCCGCCCCTCGCTCCGGGACAGCCCCCGCACCGGCGTCAGCATGAGCCATGCCCACGGCCTGGTCGCGGCGGCGGCCGGTCCCGGCGCCGTGGGCATCGACGTGGAGCCCTCCACCCGCCGGCCCGGCCCGATGGCGGTGCTGCGACGGATGCTGCCCGAGGCCGATCTGGAAGCGGCCACCTCGCAGGACCCCGGTCCCGGACTGCTCCGGGCCTGGGTACGCCGGGAGGCCCTGCTGAAGGCGGGCGGCGCCGGTCTCCCGCTGCTGGAATGGGAGGACCCGGGCCGTGGCGCCACGGCGGCGGTGGCGAGCGCCGCACCGGTCGACGTCCTGCCCGGGATTGACGTCCTGCCCGGGATTACGGCCCCCGGCTGCCGGTGA
- a CDS encoding cellulase family glycosylhydrolase: MKRFLALLATCATVLGLTALVTPQAAVAATGCRVDYTVTNTWQGGFQAAVKITNLGAPVAGWKLGFAMPDTGQRLAQGWNATWSQSGSAVTATAPDWNAALATGAAADLGFTGSFTGANPAPSAFTLNGVTCTGSDGPPPVVDDGTPVGINGRLHVCGVNLCNQYDRPVQLRGMSTHGIQWFSQCYNAASMDALAHDWKADLLRIAMYVQEDGYETDPAGFTDRVNGLVDMAEDRGMYALIDFHTLTPGDPNYNLDRARTFFASVVARNADKANVIYEIANEPNGVSWSAIKSYAEQVIPVIRAADPDAVVIVGTRGWSSLGVSDGSGESEIVNNPVNAANIMYTFHFYAASHKDNYRAAVSRAATQLPLFVTEFGTVSATGGGTMDRASTTTWLDLLDQLKISYANWTYSDAPESSAALRPGTCDGTDYSTSGVLTESGALLKDRISTPDHFPTG; this comes from the coding sequence TTGAAACGCTTTCTCGCCTTACTGGCGACCTGCGCGACGGTCCTGGGCCTCACGGCACTGGTCACTCCCCAGGCGGCGGTGGCCGCCACCGGCTGCCGGGTCGACTACACCGTCACCAACACCTGGCAGGGCGGCTTCCAGGCCGCGGTGAAGATCACCAACCTGGGCGCCCCCGTAGCCGGCTGGAAGCTCGGATTCGCCATGCCTGACACGGGGCAGCGGCTCGCGCAGGGCTGGAACGCCACCTGGTCGCAGTCCGGCTCCGCCGTCACCGCCACCGCCCCGGACTGGAACGCCGCGCTGGCCACCGGCGCGGCGGCCGACCTGGGGTTCACGGGCTCCTTCACGGGCGCCAACCCGGCCCCCTCCGCGTTCACGCTCAACGGCGTCACCTGCACGGGCTCCGACGGGCCCCCGCCGGTCGTGGACGACGGCACCCCCGTGGGGATCAACGGACGGCTCCACGTCTGCGGAGTGAACCTGTGCAACCAGTACGACCGCCCCGTACAGCTGCGGGGCATGAGCACCCACGGCATCCAGTGGTTCAGTCAGTGCTACAACGCCGCCTCGATGGACGCGCTGGCCCATGACTGGAAGGCGGACCTCCTGCGCATCGCGATGTACGTGCAGGAAGACGGCTACGAGACCGACCCGGCGGGCTTCACGGACCGCGTGAACGGCCTCGTCGACATGGCCGAGGACCGGGGCATGTACGCCCTGATCGACTTCCACACCCTGACGCCGGGCGATCCGAACTACAACCTCGACCGCGCCAGGACGTTCTTCGCCTCCGTCGTCGCCCGCAACGCCGACAAGGCGAACGTGATCTACGAGATCGCCAACGAGCCCAACGGCGTGAGCTGGTCGGCCATCAAGAGCTACGCCGAACAGGTCATCCCGGTCATCCGGGCCGCCGACCCGGACGCGGTCGTCATCGTCGGCACCCGTGGCTGGTCCTCCCTGGGAGTCTCCGACGGCTCGGGCGAGAGCGAGATCGTCAACAACCCCGTCAACGCCGCCAACATCATGTACACGTTCCACTTCTACGCCGCGAGCCACAAGGACAACTACCGCGCGGCCGTGAGCCGGGCCGCCACACAACTGCCGCTGTTCGTGACCGAGTTCGGCACGGTGAGTGCCACCGGCGGTGGGACGATGGACCGGGCGAGCACCACGACCTGGCTGGACCTCCTCGACCAGCTGAAGATCAGCTACGCGAACTGGACCTACTCCGACGCTCCGGAGAGCAGCGCCGCGCTCCGGCCGGGTACGTGCGACGGCACGGACTACAGCACCAGCGGCGTGCTGACCGAGTCCGGAGCACTGCTCAAGGACCGGATCAGCACTCCGGACCACTTCCCGACCGGCTGA
- a CDS encoding HEAT repeat domain-containing protein — MDGYQGLTALIESAWEELNGSDAGRRDLCLDVISDVLETGRLTPGDAERAVEHLVAVALSDESHPVRESALHAVLTASTHYELPYRVVEPLAVGADAFEPVLLDYVLGVLGSTHDQAVLPVVERFLQHPHPEVRREAAEAVNEVRRSRETAQGEAVQ; from the coding sequence ATGGACGGATATCAGGGCCTGACGGCATTGATCGAATCGGCCTGGGAAGAACTGAACGGCTCCGATGCGGGCCGCCGGGACCTCTGCCTCGATGTCATCAGCGACGTCCTGGAAACGGGTCGCCTGACGCCGGGTGACGCCGAGCGGGCCGTCGAACACCTCGTCGCAGTCGCGCTTTCCGACGAGAGCCACCCGGTACGGGAGTCCGCGCTGCACGCGGTTCTCACCGCCTCCACGCACTACGAGCTCCCCTACCGGGTGGTGGAGCCGCTCGCCGTCGGTGCGGATGCCTTTGAGCCTGTGCTCCTGGACTACGTCCTGGGCGTACTCGGCTCGACTCATGACCAGGCGGTGCTTCCGGTCGTTGAACGGTTCCTTCAGCATCCCCACCCCGAGGTGCGCCGGGAGGCCGCGGAGGCGGTGAACGAAGTGCGCCGGAGCCGGGAGACCGCTCAGGGAGAGGCTGTCCAGTAG
- a CDS encoding immunity 53 family protein — MSDAEPLLDWLQNWYAQQCDGDWEHEWGVKIATLDNPGWTIEIDLEETDLEEREYSLQGFSRSTQDWVRTWTAEKTFHAACGPGNLTEALALFRTWATTTAPWTGAEPETPNR; from the coding sequence ATGAGCGATGCGGAGCCCCTTCTCGACTGGCTGCAGAACTGGTACGCGCAGCAGTGCGACGGCGACTGGGAGCACGAGTGGGGCGTGAAGATCGCCACGCTCGACAACCCGGGCTGGACCATCGAGATCGATCTTGAGGAGACGGACCTGGAAGAACGCGAGTACAGCCTCCAGGGGTTCAGCCGCAGCACGCAGGACTGGGTCCGTACCTGGACCGCCGAGAAGACCTTCCACGCCGCGTGCGGCCCCGGAAACCTCACTGAGGCCCTCGCCCTGTTCCGAACGTGGGCGACAACGACCGCTCCCTGGACCGGTGCGGAGCCGGAGACGCCGAACCGGTGA
- a CDS encoding VOC family protein, producing the protein MASRFTELSVDCHDPERLAAFWCEVLDFQVIDRSEGKVEIGSWAPTVEDVRTRQMPPTLVFIQVSEGKAVKNRLHLDVSPIDDSTEGEVSRLLGLGATRTDVGQGSDRNWVVMADPEGNEFCVLRTLAPQN; encoded by the coding sequence ATGGCGAGTAGGTTCACCGAGTTGTCCGTCGACTGCCACGATCCGGAGCGGCTCGCGGCCTTCTGGTGCGAGGTGCTGGATTTCCAGGTGATCGACCGGAGTGAGGGCAAGGTCGAGATCGGCTCCTGGGCGCCGACCGTCGAAGACGTCCGGACCCGCCAGATGCCGCCCACCCTGGTGTTCATCCAGGTGTCCGAGGGCAAGGCCGTGAAGAACCGGCTCCACCTCGACGTCAGCCCGATCGACGACAGCACCGAGGGCGAGGTGAGCCGCTTGCTCGGTCTCGGTGCCACCAGGACGGACGTGGGTCAGGGCTCGGACCGGAACTGGGTGGTCATGGCAGATCCCGAGGGCAACGAGTTCTGCGTCCTGCGCACCCTGGCGCCGCAGAACTAG
- a CDS encoding response regulator, translated as MSVASGRVLVVDDNKVIRQLIRVNLELEGFEVVTAADGVECLDLVHRVSPDVITLDVVMPRLDGLQTATRLRSDPRTRHLPVAIISACTPYEVDNGVAAGVDAFLAKPFEPSELVRVVRQLMERGRPPALDGRQGAGRAESAAG; from the coding sequence GTGTCAGTGGCGTCCGGCCGCGTGCTTGTTGTCGACGACAACAAGGTCATCCGGCAGTTGATCAGGGTCAATCTTGAGCTTGAGGGCTTCGAGGTCGTGACCGCGGCCGATGGTGTCGAGTGTCTGGATCTGGTGCATCGGGTCAGCCCCGATGTCATCACGCTCGATGTCGTCATGCCCCGGCTGGACGGTCTGCAGACGGCCACCAGACTCCGCTCCGATCCGCGGACCCGGCATCTGCCCGTCGCGATCATCAGTGCCTGTACGCCGTACGAGGTGGACAACGGCGTGGCGGCGGGGGTCGACGCGTTCCTGGCGAAGCCCTTCGAGCCGAGCGAGCTGGTGCGGGTCGTACGACAGTTGATGGAGCGCGGCCGGCCGCCCGCGCTCGACGGCAGGCAGGGTGCGGGGCGGGCGGAGAGCGCCGCCGGCTGA
- the nrtL gene encoding ArgS-related anticodon-binding protein NrtL — translation MTPADLSSTVLHAVRRAVDEDALRAPVPARVRVERTRPGGRGDYASAVALQLAGPAALPAREVAEILRMRIAGAPGIGRVEITGPGFLNFTLDAATDAAAHGALVRQVLERGTRYGHGDALAGAPLQFSHAREVRAAVTADAVRRLVRAQGAPVRISCDEAADPDWAGLGITVDAHGRPPVPLTEIRPVPAGAAAGELLARLGPDATRWGLLRPAGHDRAPLGGELLVQGEGNPLFLVRYAHARTRALSRGAKLLGFTGDPGQDAGEAPGPEALALLAVVADHPAVLAAAARHRAPDRLARHLEAVAHAFFDFHDAASPLPAGDEKPSAAHRTRLALAEAAGTVLAGGLSLLGVSAPPYL, via the coding sequence GTGACCCCCGCCGATCTCTCCTCGACCGTGCTGCACGCCGTGCGCCGCGCGGTCGACGAGGACGCCTTGCGCGCGCCCGTGCCCGCGCGCGTGCGAGTGGAGAGGACGCGGCCCGGCGGGCGCGGCGACTACGCCAGTGCCGTCGCCCTCCAGCTGGCCGGGCCCGCCGCACTGCCCGCACGCGAGGTGGCCGAGATCCTTCGGATGCGCATCGCCGGGGCGCCCGGGATCGGGCGGGTCGAGATCACCGGCCCCGGCTTCCTGAACTTCACGCTCGACGCCGCCACCGACGCCGCCGCCCACGGCGCACTCGTCCGCCAGGTGCTGGAGCGCGGGACGCGGTACGGGCACGGCGACGCGCTCGCCGGGGCACCCCTGCAATTCAGCCACGCCCGCGAGGTCCGGGCCGCGGTCACCGCCGACGCGGTGCGCCGGCTGGTACGGGCCCAGGGCGCACCCGTACGCATCAGCTGCGACGAGGCCGCCGACCCGGACTGGGCAGGGCTGGGGATCACCGTCGACGCCCACGGACGGCCCCCCGTACCCCTCACGGAGATACGGCCCGTCCCGGCCGGTGCCGCCGCCGGTGAGCTGCTCGCACGGCTCGGGCCCGACGCCACCCGCTGGGGGCTGCTCCGGCCGGCCGGGCACGACCGCGCCCCGCTCGGGGGCGAGCTCCTCGTCCAGGGCGAGGGCAACCCGCTGTTCCTGGTCCGCTACGCGCACGCCCGCACCCGTGCGCTGAGCCGCGGCGCGAAACTGCTCGGGTTCACGGGCGACCCCGGCCAGGACGCAGGTGAGGCGCCGGGGCCCGAGGCGCTCGCGCTCCTCGCCGTCGTCGCCGACCACCCCGCCGTCCTCGCCGCCGCCGCCCGCCACCGCGCACCCGACCGGCTCGCCCGCCACCTCGAAGCGGTCGCGCACGCGTTCTTCGACTTCCACGACGCCGCGTCACCGCTTCCCGCCGGGGACGAGAAACCCTCGGCCGCCCACCGCACCCGGCTCGCCCTCGCCGAAGCCGCCGGGACGGTGCTGGCAGGCGGCCTGTCCCTGCTCGGCGTCAGCGCGCCCCCGTACCTCTGA
- the lysA gene encoding diaminopimelate decarboxylase has translation MSRSAHPAGPRHADVMTEGHYSAPAEDLNVLDEKVWSRTVTRDEHGALTVGGIEVARLAEEFGTPAYFLDEADFRDRCRAWSDAFGPGADVFYAGKAFLSRAVVRWLKEEGLNLDVCSGGELTTALDAGMPAERIAFHGNNKTVDEIERAVTAGVGRIVLDSFQEIVRVSHIAQRLGRRQPVQIRVTVGVEAHTHEFIATAHEDQKFGIALAGGQAAEAVRRALTLDGLELIGIHSHIGSQIFDMAGFEVSARRVVQLLAEVRDEHGVELPEIDLGGGLGIAYTSEDDPREPHEIAKALGDIVTRECEAAGLATPRISVEPGRAIVGPTAFTLYEVGTIKPLEGLRTYVSVDGGMSDNIRTALYDAEYSVALVSRTSDAEPMLVRVVGKHCESGDIVVKDAFLPSDLAPGDLIAVPATGAYCRSMASNYNHALRPPVVAVRDGEARVIVRRETEEDLLRLDVG, from the coding sequence ATGAGCCGATCCGCACACCCCGCCGGTCCCCGTCACGCCGACGTCATGACCGAGGGCCACTACTCCGCCCCGGCCGAGGACCTCAACGTCCTCGACGAGAAGGTCTGGTCCCGCACCGTCACCCGCGACGAGCACGGCGCCCTGACCGTCGGCGGGATCGAAGTCGCCCGGCTGGCCGAGGAGTTCGGGACCCCGGCCTACTTCCTGGACGAGGCCGACTTCCGGGACCGCTGCCGCGCCTGGTCCGACGCCTTCGGCCCCGGCGCCGACGTCTTCTACGCGGGCAAGGCCTTCCTCTCCCGCGCGGTCGTGCGCTGGCTGAAGGAGGAGGGACTCAACCTCGACGTCTGCTCCGGCGGCGAGCTGACCACCGCGCTGGACGCCGGGATGCCCGCGGAGCGCATCGCCTTCCACGGCAACAACAAGACGGTCGACGAGATCGAGCGGGCCGTCACGGCGGGCGTCGGGCGGATCGTCCTCGACTCCTTCCAGGAGATCGTCCGGGTCTCCCACATCGCGCAGCGGCTCGGCCGCCGCCAGCCCGTGCAGATCCGGGTGACCGTCGGCGTCGAGGCCCACACCCACGAGTTCATCGCCACCGCGCACGAGGACCAGAAGTTCGGCATCGCGCTGGCCGGGGGACAGGCCGCGGAAGCGGTCCGGCGGGCGCTCACCCTCGACGGGCTCGAACTGATCGGCATCCACTCGCACATCGGCTCGCAGATCTTCGACATGGCCGGCTTCGAGGTCTCCGCCCGGCGCGTGGTGCAGCTGCTGGCCGAGGTCCGCGACGAGCACGGCGTCGAGCTGCCCGAGATCGACCTCGGCGGCGGCCTCGGTATCGCGTACACCTCGGAGGACGACCCGCGCGAGCCGCACGAGATCGCCAAGGCCCTCGGTGACATCGTGACCCGCGAGTGCGAGGCCGCCGGGCTCGCCACCCCCCGGATCTCCGTCGAGCCGGGCCGCGCCATCGTCGGACCGACCGCCTTCACGCTGTACGAGGTCGGCACGATCAAGCCCCTGGAGGGGCTGCGGACGTACGTCAGCGTCGACGGCGGCATGTCGGACAACATCCGCACCGCCCTGTACGACGCCGAGTACAGCGTCGCGCTCGTCTCCCGCACCTCGGACGCGGAGCCGATGCTCGTCCGGGTCGTGGGCAAGCACTGCGAGAGCGGCGACATCGTGGTCAAGGACGCCTTCCTGCCGTCCGACCTGGCCCCCGGCGACCTGATCGCGGTCCCCGCCACCGGCGCGTACTGCCGTTCCATGGCGAGCAACTACAACCACGCGCTGCGCCCGCCGGTCGTCGCCGTGCGCGACGGCGAGGCGCGGGTCATCGTCCGGCGCGAGACGGAGGAAGATCTCCTGCGTCTCGACGTCGGCTGA
- a CDS encoding homoserine dehydrogenase translates to MMRTRPLKVALLGCGVVGSEVARIMTTHADDLAARIGAPVELAGVAVRRPSKVREGIDPALITTDATALVKRGDIDVVIEVIGGIEPARTLIRSAFEHGASVVSANKALLAEDGAALHAEAEKHGRDLYYEAAVAGAIPLVRPLRESLAGDKVNRVLGIVNGTTNFILDKMDTSGAGYSEALDEATALGYAEADPTADVEGFDAAAKAAILAGIAFHTRVKIGDVHREGITEVTAADIASARRMGCTVKLLAICERAADGRSVTARVHPAMIPLSHPLASVREAYNAVFVEAEAAGQLMFYGPGAGGAPTASAVLGDLVAVCRNKLNEAPGPGESAYTRLPVSPMGDVVTRYHISLDVADKPGVLAQVATVFAEQGVSIDTVRQKGRQEGGGEASLVVVTHRAPDAALSGTVEALRKLDTVRGVASIMRVEGE, encoded by the coding sequence ATGATGCGTACGCGTCCGCTGAAGGTGGCGCTGCTGGGCTGTGGAGTGGTCGGCTCAGAGGTGGCGCGCATCATGACGACGCACGCCGACGACCTCGCCGCGCGCATCGGCGCGCCGGTGGAGCTCGCCGGTGTCGCCGTGCGCCGGCCCTCCAAGGTGCGCGAGGGCATCGACCCCGCACTGATCACCACCGACGCGACGGCCCTGGTCAAACGGGGCGACATCGACGTCGTCATCGAGGTCATCGGTGGCATCGAGCCCGCCCGCACGCTCATCCGCTCCGCCTTCGAGCACGGCGCCAGCGTGGTCTCCGCCAACAAGGCGCTCCTCGCGGAGGACGGCGCCGCCCTGCACGCCGAGGCCGAGAAGCACGGCCGGGACCTCTACTACGAGGCCGCCGTTGCGGGCGCCATCCCGCTCGTCCGGCCGCTGCGAGAGTCCCTCGCCGGCGACAAGGTCAACCGGGTCCTCGGCATCGTCAACGGCACCACGAACTTCATCCTCGACAAGATGGACACCAGTGGCGCCGGGTACTCGGAGGCGCTCGACGAGGCCACCGCGCTCGGATACGCGGAGGCCGACCCCACCGCCGACGTCGAGGGCTTCGACGCCGCCGCCAAGGCCGCGATCCTCGCCGGCATCGCCTTCCACACCCGGGTGAAGATCGGTGACGTGCACCGCGAGGGCATCACCGAGGTCACGGCCGCCGACATCGCCTCCGCCCGCCGCATGGGCTGCACCGTCAAGCTCCTCGCTATCTGCGAGCGCGCCGCCGACGGCCGCTCGGTCACGGCCCGCGTGCACCCCGCGATGATCCCGCTGAGCCACCCGCTCGCCTCCGTCCGCGAGGCTTACAACGCGGTGTTCGTCGAGGCGGAGGCCGCCGGGCAGCTGATGTTCTACGGCCCCGGCGCCGGTGGCGCGCCCACCGCCTCCGCGGTCCTCGGCGACCTCGTCGCGGTCTGCCGCAACAAGCTCAACGAGGCCCCGGGCCCCGGTGAGTCCGCGTACACGCGTCTGCCGGTCAGCCCGATGGGCGACGTGGTCACGCGGTACCACATCAGTCTCGACGTGGCCGACAAGCCTGGCGTACTCGCCCAGGTCGCGACGGTCTTCGCCGAACAGGGCGTATCCATCGATACGGTCCGCCAGAAAGGCCGTCAGGAAGGCGGCGGCGAGGCTTCGCTCGTCGTCGTCACCCACCGCGCGCCCGACGCCGCCCTCTCCGGGACCGTCGAGGCGCTGCGCAAGCTCGACACCGTACGCGGTGTCGCCAGCATCATGCGTGTTGAAGGGGAGTAA